Genomic DNA from Candidozyma auris chromosome 1, complete sequence:
TAAGCTAATTTCGTGTGGAGCTGATGGCAAAGTCATCGTTTGGGATTTCGATAGCAAAGCGGTCTCGAGGGTGAAGAGAGGGAGGTTTACGACtagaagaaagaaaaagacgaaggaaaaagagcacCTTCCGGATCATCCAAGTACATTTCAAGCTTCACTGCCTGTTTCCAACAGGACAAAAACATTCTCAGGCAACTTGCCTGCAAGCATTACAGTGACAAAAGCACAACATTCTAGGACCCGATCGTTATCGCACTACGATGACAGTACATTCGCGAAGACCTCGTTCAATAATATGGGAATTAATAAACTCTTGAGCCCAAGCCCCCAGCCCCTGGCACACTCGattgaggatgatgaggagaagcaaAAAATCGTCATTCTGTTGTATCGCTGGCTCTACGAAATTCGTATGAAGAAGCACTACTCGTCTGGAAACGTTACCAAGGATGGCAGGAAGAAATACACCGCCATCATACACAGGGTTGTGAATGACGAGGAACTTCCCTCAATCCAGATTCCTTCCCTCGAAATTGATCTATCCTATTTTATCAAGGATGGTAAAATCCAAAATTACCTGGCCACGCCAGAGCGgttcttcatttttggtAGAAGCGGAGATATCTTCAGCTACAGTCTTGAATAAATCAGCAGGTCTGCATGGTTAGCATTCTAGTATATTAAATTTTCATGATCATGCAAAAGTTTAAAAAGGCACTCATCCATATAATTAAGATATTGTAAAACCTTGGTGCCGGAAACGACTTAAGAATTGAAAGTGCCTGAGCGATCCAATCCGAAACCAAGTTCCTCTTCTAGCAGAAAAAGCTCTGGATTGCTActcttttcatcaagatggGCAAAATTATCGAGCTCCTCTGGTTTGGGGACTGAATCGTAGAAAACACCGTTATCGCTCAGTAACTGATCAGGGTAAGTGAGCACGCCGGCGCTGTTCATTGTGTAGTCCGTATTGAACATGTCTTGGAACAGATCCATCTGGGCCGTCACGACACTCGCATTGTTATCGTTAGCTATACTGTTTTGGTCAATCATATTGATCCCAGCATTATTTTGCTGTTGCTCCTTGAGCAActgttgctgttgcatCTGGAGCTGGATTTGATGCTGTTCATGAATGGGTTTTCTCACGAATTCTCTGAAGTTACGAACCTCTTCGACAATCAATTGCTTCATTGAGTCGATGTCGTCAACAGTTTCGAAGGTCTTGAAATCAAACTTAACCTTACATTCTGGTTCATCATTAGGGTCATGCCAAACAGACATGTATGGATGCTTCAATGCTTCGTCCACGGTGATTCTCTGGTGAGGATCGAGAGTAAGcatcttttccaaaagGTCAAGAGCCAAAGGGTTAGCATTAGggaagagctcaaaaaaTGGCACCCTTCTCATGATGGGCAACGAGCGTACGTAATTTTGAGCTCTTACAGAGCCAATTTTTGTCAAGGTGGCCTCCTTAGGGGTGCCGAGAATCATGAGGATCTGATTCAATTGGTCCACATAGTCTTTGCCTCTGAATAGAGGCTTGCCCCCTAGAAGCTCACCCAAAATACAGCCAACAGACCAAATGTCGATGGCCTTTGTGtaattggagaaagaaagcatgATTTCTGGAGCACGGTACCATCTGGTGGCAACGTACTCAGTCATGAATTGGGAGTTCTGTTCAACGTCTTCGGAGAAGCCTCTGGCCAAGCCAAAATCACAGATCTTTAGCTCACAGTCAGCGTTAACTAAAAGGTTTCCCGGTTTCAAGTCACGGTGTAATACGTCAGCGCTGTGGATGTATTTGAGTCCACAGAGTACTTGGTAGATGAACAGCTGATAGTGCGAGTCGGTCAATGGCTGGCCCAGGCGAATGATTTGATGCATGTCACACTCCATTAGTTCCTCGTAAAGGTAGATCTCGTTGAAGTCACCGGTAACCGGATGAGGGACAATGTCCAAGTCGTACAAGCAAGTGATATTCTTGTGACCCCTAAAGAAttgcaaaagcttgatcTCACGAAGCGatcttttgcaaagaatcttcttggagaagatgttggtgaCTTTTTTGATGGCCACATAGTTGCCGTCGCCCTGGGGTGAGCTGAATTTAGCGGAGCACACGATGCCGTAGGCTCCATGACCAATCTCCTTGACGATCTTGAATCGCAGATCAATAATGAAGTCCTGACCATACACTTTGTTGACTTCTCTTCCCTTGTAAGGCATGGTTGAGATATAGGAGTTTCGTTGAAGTTTTGTGGCAACAGCAAGAGCTGTCAGTAGGTTCGTTACCAAGGGGAAAGTAGATCAGTGCGCAACACTGAAAAGTTCGTGGATGAGATCACTAATGCAACAGTAGgcaattgaaaaaaaaataaaataaaataaaataaataaaaaaaacaaataaaaataaTATTAAAACAAAATAAACAGCACTTAAGAATAATCTGCGAACGAAAGCTCAGGAATCAGCTGGAGATGATTCTTGGTCAGTTAGCGCTTGATCCTGTCGGTTTTGGTGCGAGAAGACTTGAGAAAATGAACCACGAAACTAGGGGCTGGGGAAAAAGCGCACTTAAAAACTGCGTGAGTGACGTCTCTTCGACCTGGACCATAATAGAAAACAAATATGAAGCGGGacaaaaacacaaaataAGAATAGCTCATGTAGACGTGCAGGTCTGCAGAGGGGGAGATATTGTTTGTGAAATAAAGTATCTACGTAATACTTGACAAGCCGATTAGCTTTTGGTTTCCATGCGTACGGCGATAAGTAAAAACTTTTGGAGGTGTCTTTTTTTAGAAGTAGTGTCCGACCTCGAGGCTGCAAACTGCAGGAGGCTCGTATAAGTGGTGAATCCGAAGTTTTCTAGAGATGTTGCGGGTCCCTAACAGATCATTCATATAGCAGGTATGTGTTATACAAGGGTCGGTTGAGAGGAAAAATTTGATCATTAAAAAATAGAGGAGCCCCACGAAGCAAGAACTTTGAGTGTCACGAAGACAGCCGCAAACTGGTTATTAGCGTGCTGCTGCCTTCCCTGCGGCACATCGCATCGAGAGAGCTATAAATAGGCGCTACATCAATCTACATCAATGTGGCATCGTAAATGTTCGCTTGACGTTTGACAGAAACGGCAACGTCAACAAAGGAGGCTATTTAAAAACTCGGACGTAATGTGAATATCTCAATTGTGGTTTGCAAGCCACGCAAGTAATATCTTGAGTCCCTCTCGAATGTCTCTCTCATTGTTACCAAATCCTACTCGAATGTAACCCGGTTGGTTAAAGAGCTCTCCAGGCACCACCAAAACTTTATGCTTGGTTGCTAACTCATCTGCCATTGCAAAAGTGTTTACATTAGcattgatcttgatgaaacAGGTGCTTCCACCTTTTGGCCGttgccattgaagaagccCGTTCAGCTtgtcaatttcattttgaagcacGTCAAGGTTTCTCTTGCAGATCTCGTGGCTTCTTTTTATGATCTGATTTCTGTTGCGCAATGCTAGGGTCGCCAACATATCATCGACTACCAGCACAGCTATAGTGCTGTAGTCTCGCTTTTCGTAGATCGACTCAATTaatttcaaatttttcGTGACGATCCATCCCAAGCGAAGTCCTGCCATGGAAAATGCTTTTGACATTGAGCCTGTGGACACGGTTCTATCATATCCAAAGGACACAACAGACTTCACGACTTCCGATTCGTGGTAGAGCGGCCTGTAAACCTCATCACACATGAGCATCACACCATGCTTCTTGCAGACACTCACTACCTTCTCCATCACATCGTCACCCCACACAAATCCAGTGGGGTTATTGGGGTTATTTatgacaagaagcttcgtGTTATTAGTCTTGATCTCGTCCTCCAATCGAGTAAGGTCTGGTAAATATTTGTCCTCCAAGCGGATTTGAAATACATCAACCAGACCGCCAAACATCCTGGGGACTGAGCTCAATTGCTGGTAGCTGGGCTCAATCACCAAAACATGGTCACCTTTCTCCACCAAGCTGTAAAATAGCAAAAAGTTGGCCCCAATTGCACCATTAGTGACCACGACATTCTCCTCGGTAATTGAATCATCATATAAAGCGGCAATCTCTTTCTTAAGTTCTGGTGATCCCTTGATATGGCCGTAGGTCAATTTAGTGTCGAGGAGCTTCTGAGCCACTGACTCTTGTTctgaaggaggaagaatCTCACTCATCTTGAGAGAATCAACGCAAGTCTCGCCCATATTGAAGTCAATGGCGGTTTCATACTTGTCCATAAATTGCTCCACCCCAAAGGGTTCCTGTTTGACCATTGTTGACTGTAAATAGAATAATGTTAAAAAATTACTTGCACCTTAGTGAGATCAAAATGACGGAACCCGCATTACCTAACTGAGCGCGATTATTCCGCACTCAAGCTACTATTTTAACACTattttgaagcaagaagGATCCAAGATAGTTTTTCTTGAAGGCTCTAAATACTTCTTTGGACCTCCAAAATCAGTCAAGGGTCTGGGGACGCCTTTACTGCATCGATGCAGCTTTGCAAGGTGCCTAAGAATCGATAGTCTCAGAAACGCTGCCAAATCTAGCAAGTGCTGCAAGGATATGTAGAGGTTAAAGCACGGTCTTCGTGTCTTTGGTCACGAATTTTACCTCCTAGAAATTAGTAGGCGATTCGATGGGTAAACGAATTTTTGGATTtgcattttcttttcaatatGCACAGTTTCACTTTAAAAGGTGGAACTTGTTTCACTAGACATAAGCGACTTTTCGCggaagttgcaaaaagttgcGAGATCGATCACTCTCAACACCAACGACCTTTATTGTTGAAATCAGTTCATTGTTCTTTCATaacaaataaaaaataatgaTATAGTTATTCTCTAGTccattctccttcaagtctACGTGACATTGGACCTTCTTCAGCCCATTTCATTTCATGGTGAGATCTATCATGATCTATGGCATCGACGCATGCTCATTATTTTCCTGCTTCCTCTTTTCTGTCTAGCGCCATTGCACATACAAAACTGGTCCTGTTTTATGGGCGCATTTCACCTGCGAGGATCCTTCATGTCTGTATATTACGATCTCGGAGTTTTCAAGAGGCGGAAGCTTTAGAGTTGTCATTGAGATTCATCCCAACCATGCGCTATACCTAATTTGATTTATCCTTTGTTTACCTTTGCTGAAATctcttctatttttttgcGTTTCACTGCTACCCCAGAAATGAGGGTCCTCCAACATCACCCTCTGTACACAGGAAACCGAACGTAGGTGAGCATCACCATATCGCCAAAAAGCCTGGCCCCAGACAAAGAAGCACAGCTGAGATTCGCATCATTCCATCTCTATATAAGTCGAGAAGTTTCCGTCAAGATGGAGGAGCAGAAGGAGAAAATGGACGATCTAGCGTCgctttttcttccagaTCTATTGCACCCACTCTCCACGTTCAACCAGGATGCATTGGTgaaacaagaagacgaCGGTTTCCACGCGGCTCTTTTCCAGACTGATGAGCCCAAAATGTCTTCCTAAAATAACGGTATGAATATGCAAATGACAGATCAAGACCCATTGCTGCAATTCAATTCAGACAATTACTACACAATGAACATGGGTCCTACCCAGAACCATATGGCCAATTATGTCAATCAATTCGGCAGCAACCGTTTTCTGCCACATCCTGGTGTTCAGGAAGAGGGATTGTCACATACACTGCACTACCAGGATTTTGTGCCTGCTGAAGCCGCCGGTTTGCAACCTCCGCTGCGCTaccatcaaaatcaaaaacagTATCTTACCCAACACGTAATGCCATTCCAACCAGCATGGTCGCCTCTGACCGTTATCGGACAATTCGATGGAATGAATTACGGCAGTATGAGCCCGCAGCCGTCCATGAATAACCCTAGTATGGCTATGCCAATGCAAGGTTTACATGTTGACATGGATGAGCCCCAGCATTTTGGTCACCCAAAATCAGCTACTCCAGAATTACAACACAATCCCTTCCAGACTCGAGGAGATTTAAATCGGGGTATCAAACGACACAATACCATGCAAATCAAACAGGAGGACACTCAGCCCGCTTCTTCCAACCACTCAGACAATGGTGattcctcttccttcaagctAAGAAAAAGGCGACAAAAATCTTCCAAACGTGGTGATGCAGATCCCGACTCACCACCTCCTTACCAAGAAGCTACGGTGTCATCAATTAAGGTCGACTACGATCCGAAgaaacttcaaaaactcCTAGATCTACATCCTGCCACAAACAGACCCAGTGTGCAAATTGTTGATCATGAAAACAAGCCCGTGGACATAGTCTTCCGCGGGTTTCTTACGGGTCGTTTTTACACAAATAATCACGACAATTTTAACCACATATCCGCTACCAGGGAAATACCACGACTAGACGAACAGTACAATGCGGAAGTCATTTCGTGCTACAGGAGGAATTTTATTCGCATCAGTGTCAACTTCAGAAGATCAGGTGAGGGGAATTTGTTGGCCATACCAAACAAGGGCATCATAAAGAGATTTCGTATAGACGTTTTGGCTTTTGCAAATGGCGAGGATGCGAAACCGATACCCGTGCTCATCAACACACAGAAAGAGTCGATGAAAGATAGTAACAAAGGATTTGCAGACGCTGTCTATCCAGCCCTGATGGATTGCTCTCATGAAGTTTCTATTGCGGACAGTTCTGGAGACAATTACTTCACGATTAGAAAAGGACAGTTCAAGGAAGCCACATCGAATAGCATGCATGTCAGTTTTCAAAcattcaacaacttctctATCAGATTAATAGCTGAATTGAGAAATGAGGttgaggaaaaagaagtgaTTGTTaaagagctcaagagctCTCCGATTATTGTGAGAGGTCGAAACCCTTCCTTTTATCACAAGAGGGGCGATGTCCTGATAGATAGCCGTCCAGCTATCTCAAGATCCAGCTTCGTCCTCTCCGAGAAAGAGCCAAACGAATTTGGGAGAAATGCTCTGCCCGTACTCTCGAGTGGACTGACTGAGCAGCATGAGCGTCCTCCAGATAGTAAGAATTCTAGACTTCCAGACTCTCCAAGCGATAACAGCTCAAGCGAACTAACAGCTCCAAAAAGCGCTTTCAGGCGACATACGCCCACACCTAGTGGAGCTGCACTGGCTACCAATTTGGGGGATCTCTTGGATCCTAAGTCATTCGTTAATGATAAAGGGGAGCACACGAAGTATAGATACTTCCCTATTCTGAGTGTGTACTACCTTCCACCCATTAATGTTGTATACTTCCCCCACCGTGCTCACCAGCTGAAACAAGAGACAAATAGTGATGCGAATGTCGAGGAAGACCGAACCACTCATGCAACTACTACCTCCACAAGTGGAAAACAGGAGCGCAAGAAATCAACCTCCAAATTTTACTTTAGATAAGATCAGATACTGTTTTGGAAATGAATGCTTTTATGATCGGCCGCTCGTTGTTGGCCGTTAAAGGTCAATTACGTGGAGGGGTGGCCAGAGTCTAGATATTGTTGCCGAGAACGCATAAAGCATAAGACTTAGTGAATGATGAAGCTAACCAGTCTGCCTCCGCTCGGGCGCCTCAAGCACTCCTCCGCATTTATCAGTTGGGTGATGGAATTCCATACCCAATACTGAGATAGCGGGCTCGGGTTACCAAATTAGGCATGTCGGTTTGAGAAGGCGCGTTGTGCAGAACGATAAGCATTGGGTGGTTATGCATAAAATTTCATATAGAGTGgttctttgaaaaataCATAAATAGGCGATGAGcgtcttcttccaaaatttTTTACAAGCAATCTTTCTTTAACATAAAAATGTCGCTACACTCCAAAGAGAAGCCTCATATCTACGTTTCGAGCTCTAAAGTGAATTCCGTGGATTTGGGGGAAGCTATctccagcaacaacaaaaatatCATTGGGTTAGACCTCTTTGAGCAGGCAAATGAAattccagaagaagagtttgaATCTGAGATCAAGGGGATACGTTTCAAAGTTGACCTTCGAATCGTGCCGATCCTTTGTGTCACATACACTTTACAATTTCTAGATAAGCTAAGCCTAAACTATGCATCAGCTTACTCACTCAAGGAAGATTTGGGCCTACATGGACAAAGGTACTCATGGGTTGCTGCtatcttcaattttggaTACTTGTTCTGGGCGATGCCTTCCAACTACATTATTCAAAAAGTTCCCCTTGCAAAATACACCGGTATCATGATCTTTGTGTGGGCAATCATTCTAATAGCGCATATTGGCACAAAGAACTACGCTGGAATGCTTGTTGTCAGATTTGTTCTTGGGATGTTCGAGGCAGGAATCTCCCCATCATGTATGATGATATGTGGTATGTTCTATTCTCGACAGGACCAGCCTTTCAGAATGTGTACatttttgagcttcaacgGTGTTGCAACCATCGTAGGAGGACTCCTTGGGTTTGGTCTTGGCCACTCTCACCTGCCTGCTATCGCCTCATGGAAATTAATCTTTTTAGTTATTGGACTTTTGAACTTTGTGTGGTCCATTGTCTTTCTCTGGGTTACTCCAGACAGTCCTGCTTCCGCTAAGTTTCTCACTGAACGTGAGAGGGCAATACTTATCAAATACATCTCCAAAAATAACCAAGGTGTTAAAGACAAACAATTTAAATGGCCACAGGCATTGGAGGCTGCCACTGATATTGGAGTGTACATCGTTGTCTTGGTGGGTTTGGGTTGTGGAATTATCAATGGCGGAGTGTCAAATTTCCAATCGGCTTTAATCAAGGgttttggttttgatgGCCTCGCTGCAACGGCTTTACAGATGCCTACGGGAGCCATTGAATTCATCATAGTACTCGCGGCTGGTGTCCTTGCGTTGAAAGTCGACAACATACGATGTTTACTTTTTGTActtctttgtcttccaGGTTTTTCTGGTCTCATTGGAATTCATGTCATTGAAGACGATAAGTGGGCTTCAGTTGGCTGCACGTGGTTGCAATATATCATTGGAGGTCCAGTAATCATGTCGTGgatcttcatcaatgccaACATTGGTGGTACTACAAAAAAAGTCGTCACTAACGGGTGCTGGTTCACAATGTATGCGGCAGGGAACATCATCGGGGCCAATATCTTCTATGCTAAGGAAGCCCCCAAGTACAACTCTGCTATGATTGGTCTTATGACTTGCTACTCAGGAATGATTGCGTTAGGAATTGGCTACTACTTCCTCTTGAGAGCCAGGAATTTTAGAAGAGATAGAGCACAAGGTGAACAAAATGAGGGAATGAAGCAAGAGGCTGTATTGAATGGGTTTAAGGGCCTCACTGATTTCGAGAACGACGGATTCCGTTATGCCTTGTGAGGTGCGACAAAAAGTGCAGAGATACGGTCAACGTAGTGAGCGGCGGACTCACGGCGGAGTGTACGGAGAAACGGGGTATTCAGAGGATGCAAGAGCGTCAGTTCATAATATAAACCAACACGATCCTTTTTAAATTCCCAATTGTAAACCGATTTCATAACTTTaacctcttcaaaaatgccCCGTGGACGGATACGAATGGTATGCCTGTTTTGCAGAAAGCGAAAAATCAGGTGTGATATGAAAATGCCCTGCTCAGCATGTATTAAGTTCAAAGCTCAATGCGACTACAGCGAGTTCGCCAAAAACTTTCCTACCAACAGGGCCGGTGAACATAACAAGGTATTCAAGTCAGAGCTTGGTTCAGATGGACGCGATGAAGTGACTATGCTTAAGGAGCGGCTCATGGCGCTCGAGGAAGCCGTGAAACGTAATACTGCAAAACGACGCAGTCAAGTGATCCAGAGCGTTCCTGAACTCAAAGCATCCTCCGAGGCAAAAATTAGCTTCAGTGTGCCGTTGAAGGTACCTGACGCCAAGCTGCCTCCTTATCTAAAAGATTGG
This window encodes:
- the MKC1 gene encoding mitogen-activated serine/threonine-protein kinase SLT2, translated to MPYKGREVNKVYGQDFIIDSRFKIVKEIGHGAYGIVCSAKFSSPQGDGNYVAIKKVTNIFSKKILCKRSLREIKLLQFFRGHKNITCLYDLDIVPHPVTGDFNEIYLYEELMECDMHQIIRSGQPLTDSHYQSFIYQVLCGLKYIHSADVLHRDLKPGNLLVNADCELKICDFGLARGFSEDVEQNSQFMTEYVATRWYRAPEIMLSFSNYTKAIDIWSVGCILGELLGGKPLFRGKDYVDQLNQILMILGTPKEATLTKIGSVRAQNYVRSLPIMRRVPFFELFPNANPLALDLLEKMLTLDPHQRITVDEALKHPYMSVWHDPNDEPECKVKFDFKTFETVDDIDSMKQLIVEEVRNFREFVRKPIHEQHQIQLQMQQQQLLKEQQQNNAGINMIDQNSIANDNNASVVTAQMDSFQDMFNTDYTMNSAGVLTYPDQLSSDNGVFYDSVPKPEELDNFAHLDEKSSNPELFSLEEELGFGLDRSGTFNS
- the REP1 gene encoding Rep1p, whose amino-acid sequence is MTDQDPLSQFNSDNYYTMNMGPTQNHMANYVNQFGSNRFSPHPGVQEEGLSHTSHYQDFVPAEAAGLQPPSRYHQNQKQYLTQHVMPFQPAWSPSTVIGQFDGMNYGSMSPQPSMNNPSMAMPMQGLHVDMDEPQHFGHPKSATPELQHNPFQTRGDLNRGIKRHNTMQIKQEDTQPASSNHSDNGDSSSFKLRKRRQKSSKRGDADPDSPPPYQEATVSSIKVDYDPKKLQKLLDLHPATNRPSVQIVDHENKPVDIVFRGFLTGRFYTNNHDNFNHISATREIPRLDEQYNAEVISCYRRNFIRISVNFRRSGEGNLLAIPNKGIIKRFRIDVLAFANGEDAKPIPVLINTQKESMKDSNKGFADAVYPASMDCSHEVSIADSSGDNYFTIRKGQFKEATSNSMHVSFQTFNNFSIRLIAELRNEVEEKEVIVKELKSSPIIVRGRNPSFYHKRGDVSIDSRPAISRSSFVLSEKEPNEFGRNASPVLSSGSTEQHERPPDSKNSRLPDSPSDNSSSELTAPKSAFRRHTPTPSGAASATNLGDLLDPKSFVNDKGEHTKYRYFPISSVYYLPPINVVYFPHRAHQSKQETNSDANVEEDRTTHATTTSTSGKQERKKSTSKFYFR
- the DAL7 gene encoding Dal7p, whose product is MSLHSKEKPHIYVSSSKVNSVDLGEAISSNNKNIIGLDLFEQANEIPEEEFESEIKGIRFKVDLRIVPILCVTYTLQFLDKLSLNYASAYSLKEDLGLHGQRYSWVAAIFNFGYLFWAMPSNYIIQKVPLAKYTGIMIFVWAIILIAHIGTKNYAGMLVVRFVLGMFEAGISPSCMMICGMFYSRQDQPFRMCTFLSFNGVATIVGGLLGFGLGHSHSPAIASWKLIFLVIGLLNFVWSIVFLWVTPDSPASAKFLTERERAILIKYISKNNQGVKDKQFKWPQALEAATDIGVYIVVLVGLGCGIINGGVSNFQSALIKGFGFDGLAATALQMPTGAIEFIIVLAAGVLALKVDNIRCLLFVLLCLPGFSGLIGIHVIEDDKWASVGCTWLQYIIGGPVIMSWIFINANIGGTTKKVVTNGCWFTMYAAGNIIGANIFYAKEAPKYNSAMIGLMTCYSGMIALGIGYYFLLRARNFRRDRAQGEQNEGMKQEAVLNGFKGLTDFENDGFRYAL